The following nucleotide sequence is from Vulpes lagopus strain Blue_001 chromosome 1, ASM1834538v1, whole genome shotgun sequence.
aaaataaggtcaCGCAAGGTCGATTACTTCCAGTGACACTGCTCTCCACAGAGCAGGTGCCCAAGAAATGAATGCTCAGCAGCTGAGGTGGCATCCTCCGGTCAGGGGTTCAGTCACACATGGCCCCGACTACCGAAGCTCAACTTTTAAATTCATGCCACAGCGAAAGTACTTTTTGACAAATCCAACACATGAGCCATGTTCTACCTGATATCCAAAGAAGGCCATCTGCCACATATCCGGCGTGACATGAAAGCGATCGGTCAAAGGACTGCACAAAAGTCCACTTGTTCTTCTTGGGGCAGTATCGCTCCACGGTGGGCAGCACCTGGCGCAGTTCATTCCTGCCCCCCACCGCATACAGGTACTCATCCATGGCCCCCAGCACAAAATGCTCCCGGCAGTTTTTCATGGGTGCTATCTCGGCCCAGGAATTACTGCGGGGGTCATAGCGACAGGCAGTCCTCACGGCACACGTCCGGCCACTAGCATGCTCAACTTCTCCTCCTGCTACAAACAGAAAGTCCCCCATGACTGCCACACAGTGGTGGCTCCTTCCCACGGGCATGGGAGCCAGCTCACTCCAGTTGGCAATGGCAGCTATGAGAGCATTCTCCTGGTCAACGGGATTGAAGTACCGAAGTTCCTTGACTTTACAGACCTCACGCTTTTTCCCGCCAATGATATACAGAGTGTCTGACTGGAACCGCGGTTTGGTCCTGCGAGTTTGCCAAACGGGCTGTGCATAGATGCTCTGGTGGTATTCCAGGGCCTCATTGACAAGAGCCGTTGCAGTTTCACTGGCCTGGACCAGGGGGTGGGACAGGGCAACTGTATGGAGAGTATCCACGTCCATCAGGCCGAAGCGGATATACTGCAGGAGCTCATCCATGTACTGGTAATGGCAGTTGTGTTCCAACCACCTCACGGCTAGCTGaaacagagggaggggggcaCGAGAGAATACAAAGGTAAGAAAGAGAGCCACGCAGAGGTATATGGGCAGGTCACCTTGTATTCTTTCTGACACCTTATAATCCACTTCTTTCTTCTTACAAATAGTGTAACAGTAGAACAATTTGATGCTCGGCTGAGGAATCTTTTCTTCCTGCACCAACAGAGACACATGAGAACTCGAGCATTGTTGTAGTGGTCAAGAGCGATGTTAAGCAACAGTAACAGAGACTTAAGGTAGCACTTGGGGTGAACAATAACCACTTTTCAAAGAATGAGAACACTATTGTGAAACAGCCTGCTCCCTTATTTCATCCTGGGAAGCTTGGCACACTCCAGGAATATCAACGATGAGCCGTGTCGCCAAAACACAAGCAGTGTGTGTCAACCCACGAGTCAAGGTGCTGTATCAATAGgaagaatgtaagaaaatatgtGATCATCTGAGACCACAGGGTGTACTTGAGAGAGAATCAATATGACACTAGTAGAACgatgtagaaagaaaaaagactctttTCCCTGTTCCTCTGGTAGGTCTATCAGtcaggaagcaagaaaagaaaaagaaagattgtaacccatcaattttatttttatttcccaattaGTTTTCATCTTGGAGACAGCTGTCGTTTGCACATGTAAGACACTGGCAATTTGCTAGAGCCATTTTCACAAAAGCAGGATACAGAGGAGGTTATCTTTGTATTAGGGACACAATGGTGGAATGTAATCTTAACCTCTTTTGTTTAGGTCTAGAATTCtttcaagaaggaaaggaagaagaactCTGGGCTAAAGACAGTAAGAGTTTCTTAAAACTAAAGCAGGAGCACAAAGTCATGAATAATAAAACTGtacaataatttagaaaataccaACAAGAAAGCAATTCATGTTATGGAGCACATGATGGAGTTTAATTAATATGACTTAATATTTAAGTTTGGAAGCTTCTGACACCAACATGAAGTACACCTAATATCTCCAGTCATATTCGATATGAATTGTCCTTAGCAGCACCTACATTAAGCTAGATCTCCTAGACAATATAAATGTGGGTGTGAAGGAATTAGCACGACAAAGtcaagtaataattataatattaaataattgtgTTGTGCTTTATTTGTGACCAATGGAATTGGGGTTCTGGTCTCCCCTTTTCAGCTGATATAGATCACTGGGGGAAAAGTctacagagggagggagaaggaaatgcAGTGCTCTTGGACCATTAGCCTAGGCAAACATGAGCTGCTTTTTCATCTGGATAAAAAGGATCACGAAACTCTTTGAAGCACTAGATGACTTCATTGGAGAGTTTCATACACAGTTTCTGTATTCATTTGGCAAATGGGTGCAAAAGGCAAGATattttgggcttttctttttagctttctgAATGAAGATAATGTAGGAAATGAATTCACTTCCAATACACACTAAATTGCATCTCTTAATGAATTACATggtgaagagaaatgaaaacagaattgcAGGTAAGCCTACCATTACCAAGGAGGCAGACACCATGGAGGGCAGACAAGTGATACCCTCTAGCTGTTTTTCTAGaaactagcattttttaaaaatttaaataagataccAACCTGatgaaaaaatgtttctatgtatGGTAACCATGAGCAATAATCAAAGATATTGTAGAAGAAAAACGTCACTCATCAATCACAAGGTCTCTGCCAAAAGTAGAGTTCCCATAGGCAATATCCTGGTTTCTTTCCACcctaattttagaattttcaagGGATGGGGTTGCAATTATTTCCCTGGAGAGATAATTCAACAATTTAATAAATGATCTTCCATTTTTTGCCCACAGAGCTTTCAACAGTTCTCAGGGATAAAGTCATCCCATTCACGGTCATTTCTCATGGACCACGtaaaattttctgaaactttGATATTGCTCTAATTTAATTGAGTAGTTAGAGCCAATATTGCTTTGTTCTGTAACAAATTTCTCAGCATCCTTACATCCTAATATTTTTGCATCTTTCATATGGATACTAcaggaaacagcaagagaaatatCAGATAAATATCCATGTCTCCATAGCCTCTTTTTTATAGCATAGTGCTgcccatttaattatttttctctttcctcataaATCAGTTCTTCCTATGTCATAATCAATCTTTTAGCCCATCTCTTAACACtctccagtttatttttatttttctagcaaaCAGTGACACTTACTGCATGAAAAGCACACGAGCGCTTCTGCCT
It contains:
- the KLHL32 gene encoding kelch-like protein 32 isoform X5, which produces MDELLQYIRFGLMDVDTLHTVALSHPLVQASETATALVNEALEYHQSIYAQPVWQTRRTKPRFQSDTLYIIGGKKREVCKVKELRYFNPVDQENALIAAIANWSELAPMPVGRSHHCVAVMGDFLFVAGGEVEHASGRTCAVRTACRYDPRSNSWAEIAPMKNCREHFVLGAMDEYLYAVGGRNELRQVLPTVERYCPKKNKWTFVQSFDRSLSCHAGYVADGLLWISGGVTNTAQYQNRLMVYEPNQNKWISRSPMLQRRVYHSMAAVQRKLYVLGGNDLDYNNDRILVRHIDSYNIDTDQWTRCNFNLLTGQNESGVAVHNERIYLVGGYSIWTNEPLACIQVVDISREGKEEVFYGPTLPFASNGIAACFLPAPYFTCPNLQTLQVPHHRIGTI